The Ruminococcus bovis genome includes a region encoding these proteins:
- a CDS encoding HD domain-containing protein, producing the protein MINKLFLEMTSYFKGDQKRINHFIKVHSFAKLIGEEENLDKETMFILETSALTHDIGIKKGEELYSRNDGKIQEKLGPDEAEKMLRKLNFTDNVIDRVKFLIAHHHTYSNIDSMDYQILVESDFLVNICEDNLSKDSAMKIKEKIFKTQTGKKLLENLFI; encoded by the coding sequence ATGATAAATAAACTTTTCTTAGAAATGACAAGTTACTTTAAAGGTGACCAAAAGCGAATTAACCACTTTATTAAGGTACATTCATTTGCAAAATTAATAGGCGAAGAAGAAAATCTAGATAAAGAAACTATGTTTATTCTTGAAACTTCAGCACTAACTCACGATATTGGCATCAAAAAAGGTGAGGAACTTTATTCCAGAAATGATGGTAAAATTCAAGAAAAGCTAGGTCCTGATGAGGCAGAAAAAATGCTGAGAAAACTTAACTTTACAGACAATGTAATTGATAGAGTAAAGTTCCTTATTGCTCATCACCATACATACAGTAACATTGATAGTATGGACTATCAAATACTTGTTGAGTCAGATTTTTTGGTAAATATTTGTGAGGATAATTTAAGCAAAGATTCAGCAATGAAAATTAAGGAAAAAATCTTTAAAACCCAAACCGGTAAAAAACTACTTGAAAACTTATTTATATAG
- a CDS encoding helix-turn-helix transcriptional regulator, whose product MARSENHRQKLLYLLKMFYEKTDEDHGMNVYEIIDYLEKNDIEVERKTVYRDIKTLQEFGIDINKYKSKDVSYKLLGRTFELPELKLLVDSIQSSKYITEKKSVQLIKKLESLTSEYEGKELQRQVVVANRVKSMNEKIYHNTDNIHKAINECKRITFNYYHWVVDFNTKSKALLRKKDKLYKISPLFLAIDDENYYLIGYDSKVNMIKHYRVDKMAQIEVLDEKIDKKGIERKCDPATYAKKVFGMFGGDEVEVKLLFRNDLIGVVMDRFGKNVFISKADEESFFVTTKVDLSPQFFGWLFGFGDSVKIISPQFVADEYAKKLADVNNLYNHK is encoded by the coding sequence ATGGCAAGAAGTGAAAATCATAGGCAAAAGTTACTGTATCTTCTTAAGATGTTTTATGAAAAAACAGATGAAGACCATGGTATGAATGTTTATGAAATTATTGATTATTTAGAGAAAAATGATATTGAGGTAGAGAGAAAGACAGTTTATAGGGATATAAAGACTTTGCAGGAATTTGGCATTGATATTAATAAATATAAAAGCAAGGATGTTTCCTATAAATTACTTGGCAGAACCTTTGAATTGCCTGAACTAAAGCTACTTGTGGATTCTATTCAAAGCAGTAAATATATTACCGAGAAAAAAAGTGTTCAGCTAATTAAAAAGTTAGAAAGTCTGACTTCCGAATATGAGGGTAAAGAACTTCAAAGACAGGTTGTTGTAGCTAATCGTGTAAAGTCAATGAATGAGAAAATTTACCACAATACAGACAATATCCACAAGGCTATTAATGAATGTAAAAGAATTACATTTAACTATTACCATTGGGTAGTTGACTTTAATACTAAGTCAAAGGCACTTCTAAGGAAGAAAGATAAACTGTACAAGATTTCACCACTGTTTTTGGCTATTGATGATGAAAATTATTATCTAATCGGTTACGACAGTAAGGTTAATATGATAAAGCACTATCGTGTTGACAAGATGGCTCAAATAGAAGTCCTTGATGAAAAGATTGATAAAAAAGGCATAGAAAGAAAGTGTGATCCGGCTACATATGCAAAGAAAGTTTTTGGTATGTTCGGTGGTGATGAAGTAGAGGTTAAGCTACTGTTTAGAAACGACCTTATCGGTGTTGTTATGGATAGATTTGGAAAGAATGTTTTTATCTCAAAGGCTGATGAAGAAAGTTTCTTTGTAACTACTAAGGTGGATCTAAGCCCTCAGTTCTTTGGTTGGCTATTTGGTTTTGGTGACAGTGTAAAGATTATTTCACCTCAATTTGTAGCTGATGAATATGCTAAGAAACTTGCCGATGTAAATAATCTTTATAATCATAAATAA
- a CDS encoding AEC family transporter, with protein sequence MISNFLTVGQQVVVLFILIGVGLVCKKAKLISDKAIKSLTNLALYVATPCVIIVSFQNCKFTSDKLVNMFIMILSVALIHIGSIVVCTLIFRNKDEAKKVVLRVGSIFSNCGFMSLPLQKAILGNDGVFYGAIYVAAFNIFIWTYGLVTMSGDKKELSLKKLITNPGIVGVIIAILLWVFHIQLPTILYSPIDYLGALNTPIPMIIVGCQLANTSLKSMFTDKYSYLCIGVRLVAIPLVSLFLLYLFGVRGNMLVATVIATSAPSAATTTMFATKYDRDVPLSVSLVSATTLASIVTMPTIVAISQMFA encoded by the coding sequence ATGATAAGTAATTTCTTAACTGTAGGTCAGCAAGTAGTGGTTTTGTTTATACTTATCGGTGTTGGTCTTGTATGCAAAAAGGCTAAATTAATAAGTGACAAAGCCATAAAAAGTTTAACAAACCTTGCCCTTTATGTGGCAACACCTTGTGTTATTATTGTGTCATTCCAAAATTGTAAATTTACAAGTGATAAACTGGTTAATATGTTTATAATGATTTTGTCGGTTGCACTGATTCATATTGGCAGTATAGTGGTTTGTACTCTTATTTTTAGGAACAAAGATGAGGCAAAGAAGGTTGTCCTTAGGGTTGGCAGTATTTTCTCAAACTGTGGGTTTATGAGTTTGCCACTTCAAAAGGCTATTTTAGGCAATGACGGTGTGTTTTACGGTGCAATTTATGTTGCAGCATTTAACATATTTATTTGGACCTACGGCCTTGTTACAATGAGTGGTGACAAAAAGGAACTTAGCCTTAAAAAGCTGATTACAAATCCCGGTATTGTAGGTGTTATTATTGCAATTTTACTTTGGGTTTTCCATATTCAGTTACCAACTATTCTTTATTCACCTATTGATTATTTAGGTGCATTAAATACTCCTATACCTATGATTATCGTTGGCTGTCAACTTGCAAATACTTCATTAAAAAGTATGTTTACCGATAAGTACAGTTATCTATGTATAGGTGTAAGGTTAGTGGCAATACCTTTAGTTTCCTTATTCTTGCTTTATCTCTTTGGTGTAAGGGGCAATATGCTTGTGGCAACAGTTATTGCAACTTCAGCACCATCGGCAGCAACAACTACAATGTTTGCTACAAAGTATGACAGAGATGTACCACTTTCTGTTAGCTTGGTTTCTGCTACAACACTTGCATCTATTGTGACAATGCCAACTATTGTTGCTATTTCACAGATGTTTGCATAA
- a CDS encoding DUF6465 family protein, translating to MATKKTTASKAVKATTTTAKADAKTEKVATVATKATEKVTAPVKAEATKKVETKTVETKVAPKATTAEVKAEPKKAEKVEEKKVEKVAEKTPAKKTTAKKTTTKKTATKKATTKTPTKKITEKTPSKRVPSAKKEEAPAKVETAVKVFVEYNGAQVALEDVINNVKIVNGKDAKEITVYLKPEEQKAYFVADGEAKEMDVFFC from the coding sequence ATGGCAACAAAAAAGACTACAGCCTCTAAGGCAGTAAAGGCTACTACAACTACTGCAAAGGCTGACGCAAAAACAGAAAAGGTAGCTACAGTTGCTACTAAGGCTACTGAAAAGGTAACTGCTCCTGTTAAGGCAGAAGCTACTAAGAAAGTAGAAACAAAGACAGTTGAAACTAAGGTTGCACCAAAGGCTACAACTGCAGAAGTTAAGGCTGAACCTAAGAAAGCTGAAAAGGTAGAAGAAAAGAAAGTAGAAAAGGTTGCAGAAAAAACACCTGCAAAGAAAACTACTGCTAAAAAGACTACTACAAAGAAAACAGCTACTAAGAAAGCTACAACTAAGACACCTACAAAGAAGATTACAGAAAAGACTCCTTCAAAGAGAGTTCCTTCAGCTAAGAAAGAAGAAGCTCCTGCTAAGGTAGAAACTGCTGTAAAGGTATTTGTTGAATATAACGGTGCTCAGGTTGCTCTTGAAGATGTTATCAACAATGTTAAGATTGTTAACGGTAAAGACGCAAAGGAAATCACTGTATATCTAAAGCCTGAAGAACAGAAAGCATATTTTGTTGCTGACGGTGAAGCAAAAGAAATGGATGTTTTCTTCTGCTAA
- the mgtE gene encoding magnesium transporter, translated as METTSTVTLQDTIETLLKSKKYATLRDILTTMNPVDIAAIFEELQDEKMPLLYRLLPKDIAADTFVEMDDETQKFLIHSLSDTELKEVLDDMFLDDVVDMIEEMPANVVKRILRQSSPEERKQINMLLKFPEDSAGSIMTTELVILRPSMTAEEAIKRIRRTGVDKETIYTCYVADNLSKLIGIITIKDLLLADDDTKVSELMDTNVISVMTLTDQEEVASIIKKYDFLAVPVVDKENRLVGIITVDDAVDVMQEEATEDIQKMAAITPNTDTPYLKIGIFETWKSRIPWLLLLMISATFTGMIISSFEDALASSVVLTAFIPMLMDTGGNSGSQSSVTIIRALSLHEIQFKDLVKVIWKEVRVALMCGVALSLAAFAKVMLIDRLLLGNPDVTVFVALVVCLTLAITVVVAKIIGCCLPMFAYKLGFDPAVMASPFITTIVDAVSLVVYFLIATSILHL; from the coding sequence ATGGAAACAACAAGTACTGTTACTTTGCAAGATACTATTGAAACTCTGCTAAAGAGCAAGAAGTATGCAACATTACGTGACATACTTACAACAATGAATCCTGTGGATATTGCCGCAATTTTTGAAGAACTTCAAGATGAGAAAATGCCACTTCTCTACAGACTATTGCCAAAGGATATTGCTGCCGATACTTTCGTAGAAATGGATGATGAAACCCAGAAGTTTCTTATTCATTCACTAAGCGATACTGAGCTTAAAGAAGTTTTGGACGATATGTTCCTTGATGATGTGGTTGATATGATTGAAGAAATGCCTGCTAATGTAGTTAAGCGTATTCTTCGTCAGAGTTCTCCGGAAGAAAGAAAACAAATTAATATGTTGCTGAAATTTCCAGAGGATTCAGCCGGTTCAATTATGACAACTGAGCTTGTTATTTTGAGACCAAGTATGACTGCCGAAGAGGCAATCAAAAGAATCAGAAGGACAGGTGTTGATAAAGAAACTATCTACACTTGTTATGTTGCCGATAATTTAAGCAAACTTATCGGTATTATCACTATTAAAGATTTGCTACTTGCCGATGATGACACAAAGGTTTCCGAACTGATGGACACCAATGTTATCTCTGTTATGACACTAACCGACCAGGAAGAAGTAGCAAGTATTATCAAGAAATATGACTTCCTAGCAGTACCGGTAGTTGATAAAGAAAATCGTCTTGTTGGTATTATCACTGTTGATGATGCTGTTGATGTTATGCAAGAAGAGGCTACCGAAGATATTCAGAAAATGGCTGCTATCACACCTAATACCGATACACCATACCTAAAGATAGGTATTTTTGAAACATGGAAAAGCCGTATTCCTTGGCTACTGTTACTGATGATTTCTGCTACATTTACAGGTATGATTATCAGTTCATTTGAAGATGCTTTGGCCTCTTCAGTTGTACTGACTGCATTTATCCCAATGCTTATGGATACAGGTGGTAACTCAGGCAGTCAGTCCTCAGTTACAATCATTCGTGCATTATCACTACATGAAATACAGTTTAAAGACCTTGTAAAAGTCATATGGAAAGAAGTCCGAGTTGCCCTAATGTGTGGTGTTGCTCTTTCTCTTGCTGCTTTTGCAAAGGTAATGCTGATTGACAGACTTCTGCTAGGCAATCCTGATGTTACTGTCTTTGTTGCATTGGTAGTTTGTTTAACCCTTGCAATTACTGTTGTTGTAGCCAAAATCATAGGTTGTTGTTTGCCTATGTTTGCTTACAAGTTAGGATTTGACCCTGCTGTTATGGCGTCACCGTTTATTACAACAATTGTTGATGCAGTTAGCCTTGTAGTTTATTTCCTAATTGCAACAAGTATTTTACACTTATAA
- the nth gene encoding endonuclease III: protein MTKKEIALLAVDALRKEFPDAICSLTYKDPLQLLVATRLAAQCTDARVNMVTPALFDKYKCAEDFANANVEDVEELIKSCGLYKTKAKSLVAMGKALTEQYNGVVPDTLEELIKLPGIGRKTANLVMGDIFGKPAVVVDTHCIRITRRLGLHNEKDPKKIEFILRDLLPPEESNDFCHRLVLHGRKTCDARKPKCEQCCMKDFCKKNI, encoded by the coding sequence ATGACTAAGAAAGAAATTGCACTTCTTGCAGTAGATGCACTAAGAAAAGAATTTCCTGATGCAATCTGCTCACTAACATATAAAGACCCACTACAACTATTAGTTGCTACAAGACTTGCAGCACAATGTACCGATGCAAGAGTAAATATGGTAACACCTGCCCTATTTGATAAGTATAAATGTGCTGAGGACTTTGCCAATGCAAATGTAGAGGATGTTGAAGAATTAATAAAGTCCTGTGGATTGTATAAGACAAAGGCTAAGTCCCTTGTTGCAATGGGTAAAGCCTTAACTGAACAGTACAATGGTGTTGTGCCTGATACATTGGAAGAACTAATCAAACTTCCCGGTATAGGCAGAAAAACTGCTAACTTAGTAATGGGTGATATTTTCGGTAAACCGGCAGTAGTTGTTGATACTCATTGTATCCGTATTACAAGAAGGTTAGGTTTGCATAATGAGAAAGACCCAAAGAAAATTGAGTTTATACTTAGAGATTTACTTCCACCGGAAGAAAGTAATGACTTCTGCCATAGGCTTGTACTTCACGGCAGAAAAACTTGTGATGCAAGAAAACCTAAGTGTGAACAGTGTTGTATGAAAGACTTTTGCAAAAAGAATATTTAA
- a CDS encoding HAD family hydrolase — MFKNYIFDLYGTLIDINTDEWSDDLWEKMALFYSYKGAKYTGKEFHKEYNRLCKEEKARIKAIHPEYKNNVDIKIEKVFKELFNLKDVEVTDEEVLNICAIFRCYSTKYVKLYDGVIDLLDTLKAKGKKIFLLSNAQRSFTMNEMNMLGLTPYFDGIFISSDREVSKPNPCFYNGLIEEYGLDKKECVMIGNDYKADINGSKRAGIKSLYIHQSISPEIKGKVNTPYQIMDGNVYKIKELIVK, encoded by the coding sequence ATGTTTAAAAACTACATTTTCGATTTATACGGAACACTAATCGACATTAACACAGATGAGTGGAGTGACGATTTGTGGGAAAAGATGGCACTATTCTACAGTTATAAAGGTGCTAAATACACAGGCAAAGAATTCCACAAGGAATACAACCGTCTTTGTAAGGAAGAAAAGGCAAGAATCAAGGCTATTCATCCTGAATACAAAAACAATGTTGACATTAAAATTGAAAAGGTTTTCAAGGAACTTTTCAACTTAAAAGATGTTGAAGTAACAGATGAAGAAGTACTGAATATATGTGCAATCTTCCGTTGCTACTCAACAAAATATGTTAAGCTATATGACGGTGTAATTGACCTATTAGACACACTAAAGGCTAAAGGTAAAAAGATTTTCTTGCTATCAAATGCACAGAGAAGTTTCACTATGAATGAAATGAATATGCTGGGACTGACACCATATTTTGATGGTATTTTTATCAGTTCAGACAGAGAAGTAAGTAAGCCTAATCCTTGTTTTTACAATGGTCTAATTGAAGAATACGGACTTGACAAAAAGGAATGTGTAATGATTGGTAATGACTACAAAGCTGACATTAACGGCAGTAAAAGAGCAGGTATTAAGAGCCTATACATTCATCAATCAATCAGTCCTGAAATTAAAGGAAAAGTAAATACACCATACCAAATTATGGACGGTAATGTTTATAAAATTAAGGAACTAATTGTAAAATAA
- a CDS encoding transporter substrate-binding domain-containing protein has product MKKIISLSLLIIISLALFTGCKDTKTYNVLIKDNNSPYSNFEDNKAKGLEVDLLDAISKEENFTINYVKDSEKDDYISASSELINENGNYDSTDSYYQKGIIFTTRDDSNINSYEQLLHQKIGVIKDSYGEDFGNQIAPQYNLTVKEYSTEKEMYGDCKNNKIVGFFDDTLTVKSAIKNGEKFKTFENEEKTDSLSLMVNKGEEKEFVKAFNSGLKQIMSNGEYEKIVNKYK; this is encoded by the coding sequence ATGAAAAAAATTATCTCACTCTCACTTTTAATAATAATTTCACTAGCCCTTTTTACCGGTTGCAAAGATACAAAAACATACAATGTTTTAATTAAGGACAACAACTCACCTTATAGCAATTTTGAAGATAACAAGGCAAAGGGCTTAGAGGTTGACTTATTAGATGCTATTAGCAAGGAAGAAAATTTCACTATCAACTATGTAAAAGACTCAGAAAAGGATGATTACATTTCTGCAAGTAGTGAATTAATAAATGAAAACGGTAATTACGACTCAACAGACAGTTACTATCAAAAGGGTATTATCTTCACCACTAGGGATGATAGCAATATTAATTCTTACGAACAGTTACTTCATCAGAAAATCGGTGTTATAAAGGACAGTTACGGTGAGGACTTTGGAAACCAAATTGCACCACAGTACAACCTAACAGTTAAGGAATATTCCACAGAAAAGGAAATGTATGGTGATTGCAAAAATAATAAAATTGTAGGTTTCTTTGATGACACATTAACTGTTAAATCAGCTATTAAAAATGGTGAAAAGTTCAAAACCTTTGAAAATGAAGAAAAGACCGACTCACTTTCACTAATGGTTAATAAAGGTGAAGAAAAGGAATTTGTAAAAGCCTTTAACTCAGGTCTAAAGCAGATTATGAGTAACGGTGAATATGAAAAGATAGTTAATAAATACAAATAA
- a CDS encoding DUF6591 domain-containing protein — translation MKKVLCSILAILILATTGVVFTGCGSDNSKDSSSSKVETKAETTTEEVTEPTTEEVTEEETTTEATKPKATKKTTSQKSNSTSSVNANFKATMDSYEEFFNDYVDFMKKYKNSTDITSMASDYADYMTKYSDMMQKLNDIKSEDLSTADLAYYNEVNARITKKLAEVAN, via the coding sequence ATGAAAAAAGTTTTATGTTCAATTCTAGCAATTTTAATTTTAGCAACTACAGGTGTGGTGTTTACAGGTTGTGGAAGTGATAACAGTAAAGACAGTTCATCTTCTAAAGTTGAAACTAAAGCAGAAACAACTACAGAAGAAGTAACTGAACCTACTACAGAGGAAGTAACAGAAGAAGAAACTACTACTGAAGCAACTAAGCCTAAGGCTACTAAGAAAACAACAAGCCAAAAGTCAAATTCAACAAGTAGTGTCAATGCTAATTTTAAGGCAACAATGGACAGTTATGAAGAATTTTTCAATGACTATGTTGACTTTATGAAAAAGTATAAAAATTCAACTGATATTACATCAATGGCAAGTGATTATGCTGACTATATGACTAAGTATAGCGATATGATGCAAAAACTTAATGACATTAAGTCAGAGGACCTTTCTACAGCAGATTTGGCTTATTATAATGAAGTTAATGCTCGTATTACAAAGAAACTTGCAGAAGTTGCTAACTGA
- a CDS encoding DUF6591 domain-containing protein, whose amino-acid sequence MKNPVKKILCTVMALLIVGTSGVVFTGCGSDNSKDSSASTTSEVTTVPVDSNGKEYQKVTWATSGIGSELPVPNLTYGKVKLEKDTRYYVTMAGASLDDFEQYVNDCKSKGFTENYSKRDDFYKAEDKDGHGLTVKYHSDDNTLEIRVKKSFNMSLSE is encoded by the coding sequence ATGAAAAACCCTGTTAAGAAAATTTTATGTACAGTTATGGCTCTATTGATTGTGGGAACATCAGGTGTGGTGTTTACCGGTTGTGGAAGTGATAACAGTAAAGACAGTTCAGCTTCTACAACATCAGAGGTTACAACTGTACCTGTAGATTCTAATGGTAAGGAATACCAAAAGGTAACTTGGGCTACTAGTGGAATAGGCTCAGAGCTACCTGTACCAAACTTAACTTATGGTAAAGTTAAGTTAGAAAAAGACACTCGTTATTATGTTACTATGGCTGGTGCATCTCTAGATGATTTTGAACAGTATGTAAATGATTGTAAGAGTAAAGGCTTTACTGAAAATTATAGTAAAAGAGATGATTTTTACAAGGCAGAAGATAAAGATGGTCACGGTCTAACAGTAAAGTATCATAGTGATGATAATACTTTAGAAATAAGAGTTAAAAAATCATTCAATATGTCCTTATCAGAATAA
- a CDS encoding serine/threonine-protein kinase: protein MDKSKLLLWQFREIGQINKNTVVVYNDYLKRQMILKILPRQDLPVLKDIMKIKHPNLMEIYDVMDDGINCNCLCEFVFGSNLDKIVYTKMGVDPKTAEKWMLQLCSGVESLHNRNIIHRDITPNNVMVDYEGNIKLIDFNISRERKQSASRDTTVMGTAGYASPEQFGFTQTGFGADIYAMGVLLNFMLTGKMPNEKLCSGKYASIVKKATQIKEEDRYTNVYQMELALQGNGNEKLSFADKFLLNLPGFRSNKTSHKIIAIIGYVFYLFISYNGFISCLNTGDFRSFINLCISWTLVPYICFFDVGNISRFLGKGTQKSKKTLLKIIGVALMVIIPNLTLLLDKV from the coding sequence ATGGATAAAAGTAAATTACTTCTTTGGCAATTTAGAGAGATTGGTCAGATAAATAAGAACACTGTTGTTGTGTATAATGATTACCTAAAAAGACAAATGATTCTAAAAATTTTGCCAAGACAGGACCTTCCTGTTTTGAAGGATATAATGAAAATTAAGCACCCTAACTTGATGGAAATATATGATGTTATGGATGACGGTATAAACTGTAATTGCCTATGTGAATTTGTATTTGGCAGTAATTTGGATAAAATTGTTTATACCAAAATGGGAGTTGACCCTAAAACTGCTGAAAAGTGGATGTTGCAACTTTGTAGTGGTGTGGAAAGTTTGCACAACAGAAATATTATCCATAGGGATATTACACCAAATAATGTTATGGTGGACTATGAGGGAAATATTAAGCTGATTGACTTTAATATTTCACGAGAAAGAAAGCAAAGTGCCTCCAGAGATACCACAGTAATGGGTACAGCAGGTTATGCATCTCCTGAACAATTCGGCTTTACCCAAACCGGTTTTGGTGCTGATATTTATGCTATGGGTGTATTGCTTAACTTTATGCTAACAGGTAAAATGCCTAACGAAAAGTTGTGTAGTGGTAAGTATGCATCAATAGTCAAGAAAGCAACCCAAATCAAGGAAGAAGACAGATATACTAATGTGTATCAAATGGAACTTGCGTTACAGGGTAACGGTAATGAAAAGTTGTCATTTGCCGATAAATTCTTGCTTAATCTACCCGGTTTTCGCAGTAACAAAACTTCACATAAAATAATTGCCATTATCGGATATGTTTTTTATTTGTTCATTTCCTACAATGGTTTTATCAGTTGCCTTAATACAGGTGACTTTAGGTCCTTTATAAATCTTTGCATATCCTGGACTTTAGTACCCTATATATGTTTCTTTGATGTGGGAAACATTAGTAGGTTCTTAGGTAAAGGCACTCAGAAAAGTAAAAAAACATTACTGAAAATTATAGGTGTAGCCCTTATGGTGATAATTCCTAACCTTACTTTATTGTTGGACAAAGTATAA
- a CDS encoding TatD family hydrolase, which produces MYNNIFDGHCHYDDEWFDEDRYSLVESLKSKGVCGVVTNGTDLENVKTVLDLCSKYDFVYGTVGIHPECLENLQENYLDKVAEISENKKIVAIGEIGLDYHWDIPKDKQMEVVKSQLKLANDLNMPVVFHDREAHGDSMELLRKYKPKGLLHCYSGSTEMLKEVLKIGMYISLGGVVTFKNARVPVEVAKAVPVDRLLLETDAPYLAPVPYRGKRNDSSYISYIAEKIAEIKNMDTQELINITTENAKRMYGIK; this is translated from the coding sequence ATGTATAACAATATTTTTGACGGTCATTGTCACTATGATGACGAATGGTTTGATGAAGATAGATATAGTCTTGTGGAAAGTTTAAAGAGTAAAGGTGTTTGTGGTGTTGTAACTAACGGTACAGACCTTGAAAATGTAAAAACCGTACTTGACCTTTGCAGTAAATACGACTTTGTTTATGGTACAGTGGGTATTCATCCTGAATGTTTAGAAAATTTACAAGAAAATTATCTTGACAAAGTGGCAGAAATATCTGAAAATAAGAAGATAGTCGCCATTGGTGAAATCGGACTTGATTATCATTGGGATATTCCAAAGGATAAGCAGATGGAGGTTGTAAAATCTCAGCTTAAACTTGCCAATGACCTTAATATGCCGGTAGTCTTTCACGACAGAGAGGCTCATGGTGATAGTATGGAGCTACTGAGAAAGTATAAACCTAAGGGACTTTTGCATTGTTACAGTGGTAGCACAGAAATGCTGAAGGAAGTCCTAAAGATAGGTATGTATATTTCTCTTGGTGGTGTTGTTACTTTTAAGAATGCCAGAGTGCCGGTAGAAGTAGCAAAGGCAGTACCTGTTGACAGACTACTGCTAGAAACAGATGCTCCTTACTTAGCTCCTGTGCCTTATAGAGGAAAAAGAAACGATAGTTCATATATCAGCTATATTGCTGAAAAGATTGCTGAAATCAAAAATATGGACACACAAGAGCTAATCAATATTACAACAGAAAATGCCAAAAGAATGTATGGCATTAAATAA